TTTATTATGTTTTAATAACAGAAAATTTCACGACTACCTTGCTCACCGTCGAATAAACTCAGATCTTCCTTAAGAAATATCCTGCCTTTCATAATAAAGAATGACTGCACCACTGCTAAACGTTCTAGTCTTTATGAGTTTAAGTATAATTTTTTCGCTAATATTTTTAAATAACGGCAAACCACTTCCTGCGATAACAGGGTGAACACAAAGTTGATATTCGTCTATTAAATTGAGTTTTGTCAAAGCTACAATCAAACTCGGGCTGCACGCAAAAACATCTTTACCCGATTGTTGTTTGAGTTCTAAAACTTCTTTCTCAAGGTCTTGACTTGCTAATTTAGCACTTTTCCAATCTACATTTTCCAGTGTGCGGGAAAAAACAATCTTCGGAGTGTTGTCAATTGCAACTGCAAAGTCGTTCATTGCTTTATCATCTGTGGGATTTTCCAGTACGGTTCGCCAAAATTCCATAAGTTGATAGGTTATCCTGCCATATAGAGCGGCACCTGCATTCTTCAACAGGTCTGCGTAATGTTGATGTATTTCTTTGTCCGGGATGCCTGAGGTATGGTCACAAAACCCGTCAAGCGTCATGTTGATTGCTGCAATTAACTTTCTCATATAGTTCCTTTCAATATCGTCTATGGCTTTCTAATCTTTTCCAAAGCAGAGCGTTAGTGCCGAAAATTTGTTTCGCCGAAGAATCTTTAAACAGTTCTTTAATCTTGCTATTCGTATTTTGATCTGTCGCTTCTATTACTTTCTTAGATATTTGAGTTTCAATAATGGTCGGCAACGTGTTCATAGATAAATTCATGGACCTCGCAAGATGTCCTTTCTCTTCAGCGTTTCCATTGCTCAGGAATTTCCCAGTAATATGGATTTCAAAATCATTTTCCGGGGAAGTTAATTTACCAATTTTAACGTTCGCCAAATCACCTACATGCATACCATTAAAATTAAATATTAGCTTCATTAATTTAATTATAGTTAGTTCTTAGTCAAATGATCTAAAATTTTAAATTACGGTATATAACGACTAAACCTTGGCGATGTTCACAACGGCACAAGCTCGAAGCGTATCGGAAGTTATACGCCTTTTCGAAACTACTACTTATTCCCCTGTAAACAAATTTCATCGAGAAACCACTTTACTTAAAATTCTCAACAAGTCAAAGTTGCATGATGGGTTATTTTATATATATTGTAGCAACAATGTTTGTAGTGCCATTACTTTCAGTAACTGGAGAATTTTTCTATCGCTCTTCTCGAATAAGATTTCTAGATCTCTCATGGAAATGGTTCATTTTTTGGGCTATCGGCATAAGGCTTATCAGTGCCGGTTTAAATCAGGTAATAAATCCTGCATTTACCGCAAGTATCTTGCAATTAAACGATTCAGCGCATTTTGTTATCAGAGAGTTAGGCTTTGCTAATTTATTAATGGGCGGACTTGCGGGGCTTTCTTTATTCTTTCCCTCTCTGCGATCCGCGGCAACACTTGGTGGCCTTTATCTCGGATTAGCTGGATTACTTCATGTCATTCGTGGCATTGAACATGTAAACTTTAAGGAAGCAACTGCACTCATTTCGGATTTGTGGGGTCTGTTAATCGTTACTGGCTATTATTTAGATTCACTTTTTCTTCGCAATAAAGCGGAGAAGTAATAGCAATGATCAGAACGAACTAAAAATTGATTGGATAACCAATGTCAACTAGGTCATTTCTCAGTTGATCCAAATCATCAATTTCCACTTTTAACTTCTTCAAAAAGGAAGCATCTATCTTATTCATGCCATAAATTTTTTTTACCAAATCCAAGCTAACTTCCATTTCATAATATTCTTCAGCCCATTTTTGGTATGTAAGCGGATTGCCATCTAATATATAAAGCAACTCTTCGGAGCCATCATCCCTTCCTTTAGGGAAAGTGACAGTACCAGTTTTCCACGTCTTATCTTTATTTAATCTCCATATAAAGAAGGTAGTGCCAATAGATGGGATCGGTTCAGTATCAATAAATTCCTGAAATTCAGATGGCATATTCTCAAATAATCCGGGCCAATATTTCGGTTTTTTACTAATCCAAGGTGACATCTTTGAATCGCAATCAAATCCATTAATTGCAGCGCCATACTGATTAAACAATATTTTATACTCACTACCGCTTCCATCTCGCATCGAACCTAATTCTTCTGAATCAGACCATTTAGAATCGTACGAATAATATCTGAATTCCCATTCTGAGCAAAGGATAGCATCCAATGCAGCAAGAGATTTCGATAAATTTTTTATCGTTTTGATATCTGAAAGTTTATTTAAGTTTTTTGTTGATATATTCATATTCTAATAATTTTCCCCAATTTTCGTCTAACGACCAAGCCTTGGCGACGTCTCACAATGCACGAACTTGTGCAAGCAATCTGAAGCGAAACACTATATTACCCTAACGAGACGGATCTTGGGTAAACATTTTAAAAAGTTAAATTCTGAAACCATCCGGGCCGAAGGCACAAACTCCGAATTGATCACTGATTCATCGAACAGGTTATAGTTGTCGAAACTACTTAAGCCTCGTTATAAGCTTTTTCAAGTGTAGCAATCTCAAGTTTTACCATTTTCATCATGGCATCCATTACAGCTTTTACTTTTCTCGGATTAGGATCGTTAATAAGTTCCATGAAACGTCTTGGTACGATTTGCCAAGTTATACCGAATTGATCAGTAATCCAGCCACACTGTAGTGGTTTTGCCCCCGCACTAATAAGTTTATTCCAGTACTCGTCGACTTCTCCTTGATCTCCACAGTCGACAAAAAGCGAAAAACCATTTGAAAACTCGAAATATGAACCACCGTTGTATCCCATAAAAAATTGACCGCCAATGATAAATTCGGCCGAGGTGATTGGACCATCGTTGCCAGTGCGAGCAACGTTTTTAATTTCTGAATCAGGGAATGTAGAAGTATAGAACGCTATTGCAGCCTCAAGTTGATCATTAAACATTAGGAATGGTGTAATTTTAGACATAAATTGACTCCTTTTTATTTTTCTTACCTGTGATGATTGAATCTAACGATTATGAGATGTATAATTTTGCCATTCATTTCCAGGCATCAAATTGCAGCTAATGGCCAGTAATTGTCGAAGTTCCGCATGCCCCCAAAGGACTTAGCACCAGGTGATAGTCAGCCGAAGTGCAGTCAGTAGGCCCTACTTATTTATAATTTCCGATTTTTCTATTCTTCCGTTCGAATTACGATCTATTTCAGATCTAATTTCTTTTCCAAATTCATCAAAATAGATAGTTTTATCGAATCTATTATCGTGATCTGTATCAAAGCGCTCTGAAATTTTTAATCCATTAACGTCGTACGCTATAGAGTGATCGAAATTTTTCGAGGAGATGTCAGGGAAATAATGAACGTCTATTTTTCCATTAATATCATAAGACTTATTACTAACCTGCTGACCGTCTTCGCCGTAGCATATCCATGAACTCAATTTATCATTCTCTTTGTAATATGAAAGAATACAGTTTTCAACGTTATCATATTCAGAATAGACATACAAATCAGAATTTAAGTCTAAATTCAAAGAATTATACTTTGCTTTAATATCAAAATAGCTTATTAGTAAAGAAACTATGCCTACAATTAATAGGGAAATGGCCAAGATACTCATATTTCCGAAGTCTTGATTTTTTATTTTTGAACTATCAATATTATCATTCGAATGATTCAACTTGGAGAATCCCTGTATAATTTCCAATAATTCCTCAGTCAACGGAAGCTTTAACAAATAAAGAGCAAATAATAAATCTTTCTCAGAAACGCATAGTTCTACTAGAGTATCATTTTCTGGTAATGCAAATTTTAGGGCATTCAATTCGCCTCCTTTTACGAAAGAATTAATTTCTTCACTATCGAGAACTGATTTAAATAGCTCTATTTCTTGGTAATTATTTGATTTGTATATTGTTATCAATTTTATTCCTCTTTATACATTTTTTGACCCCATTTCTGCTAATGACCTGCGCTTGAGGATGGTTTGGATGATGGCGAAATACTTGGAGCGAGGCTTGCTATGCAAGTTCGAAGCGCAGTGATAAGCCGACAGCTGTGCGCCGTAATTTATTTACTAAATAAAGAGTTCCTTAATCATAATTATAACTGTTGCGATCTATGCGGATAATAGCAATAAATAATATAAACTGGACAAAAGTGATGATAAAAACTGTTAGCAAACTTAATGCTAAACCGAACGAGAATATTTTCCTAAAATAAAATGACTTGGAAAATAACACAAAAATAAATGATACAAAAAGATAACTCCATAATTTTCGATTCTTAATTAACACATAAAATTTCTTCGATAAGCCGCTTAACTCCCTTGATCCAATACAAACAACCAATAATAAAGTTATGATAAAGGACAATACTCCATTAAAGATAGGATAAATGACCCCTATTATGACCTTCAATTCTTCTTGTGTGAAGTTTTCAAAATTATCTTTAACACTTTCTTCAAAGACAACGGACAAGATGCCAAGCGGAAGGCAGTAGATTAGAAAGAATTTTAGTAACAGCCAAATAAATTCAAAAATTGAACCCTCCACTCTTGAACCACTTGGTATTGTTAACTCCCTAATAGAGGATATTAGTAAAAAAATATTAATAATCATAATTAGTGTAAAACTAATTGTGATGAATGAACGGAATTCTCCCATTCCTCCTAACACATAGAATATTAAAACATCAACGGGAATTAGTGCCAATAATATTAGCACTGAACGATTTCTTATTATTATTCTAAAAGTTTTAAAAAATTCTTTCATACTCTTTTACTGATTATTTGTAATTATAGCACCTAACGACCAAGGTATTCCGACGTTTGCAATGGCACAAGTTTGTCCATGTAAACGAAGTGACGGAAGCAAATTTAGCAACGCGCGAGCGAAGAATTGTGTTAGCAATCCCTAAACGGAACGGAAGCGGCGATAGTTAGGCGCAGTCAAAATTATCTAGTTACTTCTTGAATACTATTTCAGTATCTTGCAGCAAGTGCTGCATGAATCTCTTAATAAGTATGCTATGAACTTTATTTAAAGTGACCAGATTATAATAGAGACCCGACCACACTTCCTCTTTGTCTACATATCTTTTTGTAAATAAGATATCATTTTTCTCATTGCGAATATTGACCTCAATATCAAATTCACAAGAAGTAATAAATGCAGGTGCAGCTAAATACCAAAGCAAAGGCCCGAATACACTCAAACCGTAAAAGTATAAATTTCTTGCACAAGAATATTTATTCAAATTACCATCTATCACATAATCTGCATTTAGAGTATTTAATTCTGAAATATAAAGTTTATTAAATGAATATTTATTTTCTAGCTCCCTTTTCATGATATCAGAAAAATGATATTTTAAAGGAGTCCCCATTGAAATTCTATCAGACTCCGGAAAATCTAATTTGATCTCGCCAGATATAACAAACGGAACTAAGGCTAACAAAGAATAATCTGTATTCTCTCCAGATCTTAAATCGTTGAGAAAGCCGATTTTCAAGTTCTTTTTAACCATTTCAATTTTTCTGTCTGTCCGATCTACTTCGTAAATATTCCGAGGTATACTTATGCAACAACTTAAGAATATCATTATAACTAATAAACTTTTCTTCATTTAATCACTTTTAATTATATTTTACTGCAGTATCTATTTCGATGGCGTATAATTACTAAGCCTTGGCGAAGGTTGCAATGGCACGAGCTTGCGTATGCAAGTATAGTGACGAAAGAAAAATGTGGCGAAGCAGTTGCTTAGAAAGCTCGAAACATATTAGGCACAGTCACAAAATTCAACTACGTTCTTTAAAAATTTTCAAACGATGCCATTCTAACGTTAGCATTATTAGTAAAAGAGAGGAATATTGAAAAATTAGAAAAATTGACGTAGCAATATCAACTTCCTTTACTTCACTAAATCCCAATTTATCCAGGAGATAATAATCGATAATTGTTAGTAAGCCAGAAACAAAAAGAGCGATCCAAAGTATTGCTATATATAATTTAAAGATACTCCATTGCTTTAACTTCTTTTTATAATTAATTTGATATAGTTGTTCATAGGTCTCGTAAATATAAGCAAATGGATAATAGTAATTTGCTATGGGTATAAAAAACCCGAAAATTCCCCACCAGTCTGGTAAAAAATTCGAAACAGCAAAATTTTCTCGTAACCATTTATGTAAGATATGTACCCAAATGCTAAAAGCTAAGGTAGAAAAGAATAAACAAAGAACTGTAATTATCTCAAAGAATAGTTGTTCCTGACCTAATTGCGGTGACATTTCTTTATAGCTAACTTTATAATAAAATTGAATATACAATCGTTGGATCCTACCAACTATTCCACTTATTAGAAGCAAGGAAGACAGGATAAATAAGATATTTCTATAAATTTTGATCATTCTATTATTCTTTTTTGGTATTGCGCCTAACGACCAAGGTGTTCCGACGTTTTGCGCGTGCGCTAAGCACGAAGCAGAACATCAATCCTATAGTTAAGCGTAGTTGCTTAATTATAGCTGATTATAGTAATCAATTCTGTTGAATTAAACATATCAACAGGGGAAATTACCGGTTCAGAGTAAGGAATAATATTCCCATATCGCTTTTTCATTAAATATTGCACTTTTGATGATGATAAATCGAAATCTTTTAAAGTCTTTAAATCACCCAATTTCTTGCCTGTAAATTTATCATATAATTTCCAGATTAATT
Above is a genomic segment from Leptospira selangorensis containing:
- a CDS encoding DUF4328 domain-containing protein; translated protein: MIKIYRNILFILSSLLLISGIVGRIQRLYIQFYYKVSYKEMSPQLGQEQLFFEIITVLCLFFSTLAFSIWVHILHKWLRENFAVSNFLPDWWGIFGFFIPIANYYYPFAYIYETYEQLYQINYKKKLKQWSIFKLYIAILWIALFVSGLLTIIDYYLLDKLGFSEVKEVDIATSIFLIFQYSSLLLIMLTLEWHRLKIFKERS
- a CDS encoding DUF6790 family protein, with amino-acid sequence MMGYFIYIVATMFVVPLLSVTGEFFYRSSRIRFLDLSWKWFIFWAIGIRLISAGLNQVINPAFTASILQLNDSAHFVIRELGFANLLMGGLAGLSLFFPSLRSAATLGGLYLGLAGLLHVIRGIEHVNFKEATALISDLWGLLIVTGYYLDSLFLRNKAEK
- a CDS encoding dihydrofolate reductase family protein; translated protein: MRKLIAAINMTLDGFCDHTSGIPDKEIHQHYADLLKNAGAALYGRITYQLMEFWRTVLENPTDDKAMNDFAVAIDNTPKIVFSRTLENVDWKSAKLASQDLEKEVLELKQQSGKDVFACSPSLIVALTKLNLIDEYQLCVHPVIAGSGLPLFKNISEKIILKLIKTRTFSSGAVILYYERQDIS
- a CDS encoding VOC family protein, whose amino-acid sequence is MSKITPFLMFNDQLEAAIAFYTSTFPDSEIKNVARTGNDGPITSAEFIIGGQFFMGYNGGSYFEFSNGFSLFVDCGDQGEVDEYWNKLISAGAKPLQCGWITDQFGITWQIVPRRFMELINDPNPRKVKAVMDAMMKMVKLEIATLEKAYNEA